The nucleotide sequence ATCGTGCGACAAAACTTTTGATGTTGAACAATACGGGAATTATTAGCATCGGACTGGCGAGTAAACATATCGACATCCCAACCCAAGCCCGCCAGAGCATCTCCCACGTGCCGTACATAAACATTTTGTCCGCCCGCTTCTTCCCCTCCAATATCAACGGCAGGGTCACCATGTACGGAAATTAAAGCAATCTGTTTGCGATGATCGGTATTCATTCTTTCCTTTCCCTCCTCCTGGTTGATGCTTAGTCCGAAAGGTTTTGATGGGTGAACTCAACAGTGATAGCAGCTACCGTTACTGTAACCTGTCATCATATCGCGCTTTAACTTAGCAATTCTCGACAAAGGGGTTAATCAGCTTTCGGAAAGATTTTTTTAGTCTAAACCAGAGGCTTTAAGATTGGACAAATTTAGTGAGACGTTCCAGTCCATTATGGATGGTTTTTAAATCAGTGGCATAGGATAAACGAATGCAGGCATCGTTACCAAAAGCGATCCCCGGAACCGTTGCCACCTGCATTTCTTCTAGTAATTCGTTAGCAAAGTTAAACGAAGTTTTTCCAGTTTTGCTGATATCGACAAAGAGGTAAAAGGCACCGTAAGGAGTGGAACAACTCAGTTCTGGCACCTTCGTCAATACATCTAACATAATTCGTCGTCGCTGAGCGAAAGCCGTTCGCATTTCGTCAATCGCCGTTTCAGAACGAGGATTTTCTAACGCCGCGATCGCGCCATACTGAGCAAAGGTACAAACGTTAGAGGTACTATGACTTTGAATAGTGGTCATTGCTTTGATAATTTCTTCGTTACCTGCTAAATAACCGACCCGCCAACCAGTCATGGCATAGGTTTTGGCAAAGCCGCTACTCACTAAGGTGCGAGCAAAAATGTCTGAATTCAAACTACCAATGCTAATATGTTCGGCATCGTCATAGAGAATTTTTTCGTAAATTTCATCAGAAACCACCCAGAGATCGTTACTGACAATGACATCCGCTAAGGCGGTGAGTTCATCTCGGGAGTAAACCGCACCGGTGGGGTTAGTGGGGGAGTTCAGAATAAAAAGCTTACTGTTGGGAGTAATACTGGCTTCGAGTTGCGAGGCGGTAATCTTGTACTCTTGTTGAGCAGTGGTAGGAACAATAACGGGGATACCGCCGGCAAGTTTTACCATTTCCGGATAACTCAGCCAGTAAGGGGAGGGAATAATGACTTCATCACCAGGATTAATAAATGCCTGCATGAGGTTAAACAGCGAGTATTTGC is from Cyanobacteria bacterium GSL.Bin1 and encodes:
- a CDS encoding aminotransferase class I/II-fold pyridoxal phosphate-dependent enzyme — encoded protein: MGGSRDIPLANRVRKVTPSLTLEISAKAKAMQADGLDVCSFSAGEPDFDTPKHVVEAAKKALDEGKTRYGAAAGEARLRSAIAHKLYTDNNLPYSPNQVIVTNGGKYSLFNLMQAFINPGDEVIIPSPYWLSYPEMVKLAGGIPVIVPTTAQQEYKITASQLEASITPNSKLFILNSPTNPTGAVYSRDELTALADVIVSNDLWVVSDEIYEKILYDDAEHISIGSLNSDIFARTLVSSGFAKTYAMTGWRVGYLAGNEEIIKAMTTIQSHSTSNVCTFAQYGAIAALENPRSETAIDEMRTAFAQRRRIMLDVLTKVPELSCSTPYGAFYLFVDISKTGKTSFNFANELLEEMQVATVPGIAFGNDACIRLSYATDLKTIHNGLERLTKFVQS